The following are encoded together in the Bos mutus isolate GX-2022 chromosome 3, NWIPB_WYAK_1.1, whole genome shotgun sequence genome:
- the OR6N1 gene encoding olfactory receptor 6N1: MKPGNWSQVTEFIILGFPHLQGVQAFLFLLLLLIYLTTVLGNLLIFLVVCLDFQLHTPMYLLVSILSLLELGYTAATTPKMLSNLLSEKKTISFSGCLLQIYFFHSLGATECYLLTAMAYDRYLAICQPLHYPTRMTPALCVKIAVGCWLGGLAGPVAEISLVSHLPFCGLNRIQHIFCDFPPVLSLACTDTSINVLVDFVINSCKILATFLLILSSYVQIICTVLRIPSAAGKKKAFSTCASHLTVVLIFYGSILFMYVRLKKSYSLDYDRALAVVYSVLTPFLNPFIYSLRNKEIKEAVRRQLKRMGILE, encoded by the coding sequence ATGAAGCCCGGGAATTGGAGCCAGGTAACAGAGTTCATCATCTTGGGCTTTCCCCATCTTCAGGGTGTTcaggcttttctctttctcttgttaCTCCTAATCTACCTCACTACCGTCCTGGGAAACCTGCTGATATTCTTGGTGGTCTGCCTGGACTTCCAGCTCCATACACCCATGTACCTCCTTGTCAGCATCCTCTCCTTACTGGAGCTTGGCTACACAGCTGCCACCACCCCCAAGATGCTGTCAAACTTGCTCAGTGAGAAGAagaccatttctttctctggatgCCTCCTGCAAATCTACTTCTTCCACTCTCTTGGGGCTACTGAATGCTATCTTCTCACAGCTATGGCTTATGACAGATACTTAGCCATCTGTCAACCCCTCCACTACCCTACTCGCATGACCCCAGCACTCTGTGTCAAGATTGCTGTCGGCTGTTGGTTGGGAGGCTTGGCTGGGCCAGTGGCTGAAATTTCCTTGGTCTCCCACCTCCCTTTTTGTGGTCTCAATCGTATTCAGCACATCTTTTGTGATTTCCCTCCTGTTCTGAGCTTGGCTTGTACTGACACATCGATCAACGTCCTAGTGGACTTTGTTATCAATTCTTGCAAGATCCTGGCCACCTTTCTGTTAATCCTCAGCTCCTATGTGCAGATCATCTGCACAGTGCTCAGAATTCCTTCAGCTGCAGGCAAGAAGAAGGCCTTCTCCACATGTGCCTCTCACCTCACTGTGGTCCTCATCTTCTATGGGAGCATCCTCTTCATGTATGTGCGGCTGAAGAAGAGCTACTCCCTGGACTATGACCGGGCCCTGGCTGTGGTCTACTCGGTGCTCACACCCTTCCTCAACCCCTTTATCTATAGCTTGCGCAACAAGGAGATCAAGGAGGCTGTGAGAAGGCAGTTAAAGAGGATGGGGATACTGGAGTGA